The sequence below is a genomic window from Deinococcus misasensis DSM 22328.
CGATGCCGAAAAGCAAATCCGCGCTTTGCTCTCCGAACTGGGCGATGCCCACACCGACCTGTATGGTTACCGCTCTGCATGGGACGAAAGTCTGGGAAACAGCCTCCAGAGCCTGCTGGAAAATGAACTCGGGGTGTATCTGACCCGCAAAGAAGGCCACTGGTACGTCAAATTTGTGATGTATGGTGGCGAAGGAGATGTGAATGGCCTGCGTCAAGGAGATGAAATCCTTGCTGCCGGAGGCTTGGACCTTGAACGGCAAGATTTCGTCTGGAAACTGGATCTGCAAGAACGTCCACAGGTGCTGGTTGACCGTCAGGGCAAGCGCCTGAAAATCACCCTGAGCAAAAAAGCCCAAAAAGAATACTGGCAAAAAGCCACCTACAAAATCCAGCAGGATGTGGCCATTTTGCAAATCCCCACCTTTTACAGTGAACCCGGTCGTTTTGAAAAGCAAAAGGCCCAACTGCCCATCAGTGAAAGTGTGCATCAAGCGGTGCGTGAACTTCAGGAAAAAGGGGTGGATCAATTGGTGCTGGATTTGCGTTACAACGGCGGAGGATGGATGGATGAATGTGCAGCATCCTCTTCGGCTTTCGTGAAAACCTTCAAAGTCTATCAGGACACCAAATTCACCTCTGGGTTCATGCGGGTGCAAAAAGGGCAGGTGCTGACCTACGACCGTTCCAAAGTGCTCAAAGGAATCCCTTTCCCCATCCGGCGCACTGCTGTTCAGAAACCGGCCTTTTGGAACCCGGAGGTGGTGGTTCTGGTCAACGAAGACACCGCTTCTTGCGGAGAGTGGTTCACTTACCAGTTGCAGCGGAATGGACGGGCCAGAGTGATTGGCACGCCCACCTTCGGCATCATGAACACCAGCACCCAGAGCCAGTCCCTCGGGGCGTTTTACACCTTGCAAATCACCATGCTGCGTTCTTTACACGAGGATTTCTCACTGTATCCCAAACGCATCACCCCCGATCAGGTGGTGCAAAACACCCTGATCGAAGACCTGCAATTGCAAAGCGCTCTGGCTTCTTTTGAGCAGCAGCAAAAACCTTCCTTG
It includes:
- a CDS encoding S41 family peptidase yields the protein MKWTLWMAILLGMLGTVQAQRYPSSNAARLYSSFQTAMLNYYGEDMGKVPGLLKKYASLTEQTCEKQKRCQSSDAEKQIRALLSELGDAHTDLYGYRSAWDESLGNSLQSLLENELGVYLTRKEGHWYVKFVMYGGEGDVNGLRQGDEILAAGGLDLERQDFVWKLDLQERPQVLVDRQGKRLKITLSKKAQKEYWQKATYKIQQDVAILQIPTFYSEPGRFEKQKAQLPISESVHQAVRELQEKGVDQLVLDLRYNGGGWMDECAASSSAFVKTFKVYQDTKFTSGFMRVQKGQVLTYDRSKVLKGIPFPIRRTAVQKPAFWNPEVVVLVNEDTASCGEWFTYQLQRNGRARVIGTPTFGIMNTSTQSQSLGAFYTLQITMLRSLHEDFSLYPKRITPDQVVQNTLIEDLQLQSALASFEQQQKPSLPLQNPLSAQSP